One window from the genome of Pseudomonas fluorescens encodes:
- the ycaC gene encoding isochorismate family cysteine hydrolase YcaC → MTTSYNRLDKDNAAVLLVDHQAGLLSLVRDIDPDRFKNNVLALADLAKYFQLPTILTTSFETGPNGPLMPELKTLFPDAPYIARPGQINAWDNEDFVKAIKATGKKQLIIAGVVTEVCVAFPALSALAEGFDVFVVTDASGTFNELTRQSAWDRMSSSGAQLMTWFGLACELHRDWRNDVEGLATLFSNHIPDYRNLMTSYNTLTNAK, encoded by the coding sequence ATGACCACTTCCTACAACCGTCTCGACAAAGATAACGCCGCCGTTCTGCTGGTCGATCACCAAGCCGGCCTGCTGTCCCTGGTCCGCGATATCGACCCGGACCGTTTCAAGAACAACGTGCTGGCCCTGGCCGACCTGGCGAAGTACTTCCAACTGCCGACCATCCTCACCACCAGCTTCGAAACCGGCCCCAACGGCCCGTTGATGCCAGAACTCAAGACGCTGTTCCCGGACGCGCCGTACATCGCTCGCCCTGGCCAGATCAACGCCTGGGACAACGAAGACTTCGTCAAGGCGATCAAGGCCACCGGCAAGAAGCAACTGATCATCGCCGGCGTGGTCACCGAAGTCTGCGTAGCCTTCCCGGCACTGTCGGCCCTGGCCGAAGGTTTCGACGTGTTCGTGGTCACCGATGCATCCGGCACGTTCAACGAACTGACCCGTCAATCGGCCTGGGACCGCATGTCGTCCTCCGGTGCGCAACTGATGACCTGGTTCGGCCTGGCCTGTGAACTGCACCGCGACTGGCGCAACGACGTGGAAGGTCTGGCGACCTTGTTCTCCAACCACATCCCGGACTACCGCAACCTGATGACCAGCTACAACACGCTGACCAACGCCAAGTAA
- a CDS encoding type II toxin-antitoxin system HigB family toxin, whose translation MHVITEKRIWEAKEKWPHSANALDQWYRLIKPNSPADFTAMKSIFPATDKVGPLHVFDIGGNKLRLIAVIRYRAQRLYIKCVLDHREYDRGKWKEEKG comes from the coding sequence ATGCATGTGATCACTGAGAAACGCATTTGGGAGGCCAAGGAGAAATGGCCACATTCAGCGAATGCGTTGGATCAATGGTATCGGCTGATCAAGCCCAATAGCCCGGCTGATTTCACGGCGATGAAATCCATATTTCCGGCAACCGATAAGGTCGGTCCGCTGCATGTGTTTGACATCGGTGGAAACAAGTTGCGGCTGATTGCGGTGATTCGATACCGAGCACAGCGTCTGTATATCAAGTGCGTGCTTGACCATCGGGAATACGACAGAGGCAAGTGGAAGGAGGAAAAGGGATGA
- a CDS encoding helix-turn-helix domain-containing protein gives MSALIEQVAAHWEFVSPLLRKPRSEEDYDRLSSALDELLALVGEDETHPLMSLVDIIGEWIEAWDQQHRPMPKASGVEALRYLMREHGMSQSDLPGVGTQSVVSEVLSGKRQLNLRQIRWLAEHFGVSVETFI, from the coding sequence ATGAGTGCACTGATCGAACAAGTCGCCGCCCATTGGGAGTTTGTGTCGCCCCTGCTGCGAAAACCCAGGAGCGAAGAGGATTATGACCGATTGTCGAGTGCTCTTGATGAGCTGTTGGCGTTGGTGGGTGAAGACGAAACCCATCCTCTCATGAGCCTGGTGGATATTATCGGCGAATGGATCGAGGCATGGGACCAGCAGCACCGGCCAATGCCCAAGGCGAGCGGTGTCGAGGCGCTGCGTTACCTGATGCGTGAACATGGCATGAGCCAGAGCGACTTGCCGGGCGTTGGTACCCAGTCGGTGGTATCGGAGGTATTGAGCGGTAAGCGTCAGCTCAATTTGAGGCAGATCCGCTGGTTGGCCGAGCACTTCGGCGTATCGGTGGAAACCTTCATTTGA
- the trxC gene encoding thioredoxin TrxC, whose translation MLIPCPHCNGLNRIPAERLGDQPKCGRCKAQVLLSKPFELKQGDYASQIKGDLPLLVDVWADWCGPCKSFAPVFEQAAAQLAGKCRLAKLDSEANQQLSAQLGIRSIPSLILFKEGREVARQSGAFPLPQLMSWLRSQGI comes from the coding sequence ATGCTGATCCCCTGCCCCCATTGCAACGGGCTCAACCGCATACCTGCCGAACGCCTCGGCGACCAGCCCAAGTGCGGACGCTGCAAGGCCCAGGTGTTATTGAGCAAACCGTTCGAACTCAAGCAAGGCGACTACGCCAGCCAGATCAAGGGTGACCTGCCGTTGCTGGTGGATGTGTGGGCCGATTGGTGTGGGCCGTGCAAGTCCTTCGCCCCGGTGTTCGAACAGGCCGCCGCGCAGTTGGCGGGCAAATGCCGCTTGGCCAAGCTCGACAGCGAGGCCAACCAGCAACTGTCGGCGCAGTTGGGGATCCGCTCGATTCCCAGCCTGATTCTGTTCAAGGAAGGCCGGGAAGTGGCGCGTCAGAGCGGTGCGTTTCCGTTGCCGCAATTGATGAGCTGGTTGCGCAGCCAGGGGATTTGA
- the mscK gene encoding mechanosensitive channel MscK, which produces MPILRSFFATALLGLSLSVCTLQAADLPASASVQASLDKIADRKLPEADQKALQAVLQSTLTQLNNKADYEQKLQALKQQLATAPKQNIENQRELARLKGTTVVPVAQRYANLPIPQLEQMLTDRSTQQGDLQKALADANSLIITAQTRPERAQAEISSSQTRIQQINTILKAGRDAGKTLSGEQRDQLNAELAALNALIPLRRQELAGNSQLQDLGNGQHDLLMEKIARMEQEIQDLQNLINQKRLAQSQETVTQQSIEAQKAGGSSLLATESAANLKLSDYLLKSTDRLNEVTQQNLQTKQLLDSVTQTDAALDEQISVLKGSLLLSKILYKQRQTLPRLKLDQNLADQIADIRLYQFEVSQQRELLNNPSAYVDSLLASQPSEQVTPQLRKTLLELALTRVDLLERLNRELSAVLNESITLQLNQKQLLSTAQNLRATLEEQMFWIPSNKPLDFEWMRAVPTRLEKQIDSLPWASSLSELADGLTQRPLLFLPLALLIGALLWRRKHLYARLNKVHQDVGHFKRDSQWHTPQAILINILLAMPVALALTLCGYALQIDARGQNANLGAALLQIGQAWLVFYTAYRVLSPGGVAELHFRWEKPQVEFLQGWIRRLGLVVLALVAVVAVAELQPATLADDVLGMPVVLTCYALMAWLLSRLLLSSPTHRNTSLFRKAVGVLFTALPIALFVAVCFGYYYTALKLSDRLINTLYLLMFWLVIEATFVRGLSVAARRLAYQRALAKRQAAKEAGDGEAVVEEPTLDIEKVNEQSLRLIRLALLGGFIAALYWVWSDLISVFSYLDNITLYEYTSGTGANMSMVPISIGDMLGALIIIGITFALARNLPGLLEVFVLSKLNLAQGSAYATTTLLSYVIAGVGFVTTLSTLGVSWDKLQWLVAALSVGLGFGMQEIFANFISGIMILFERPVRIGDTITIGNLSGTVSKIRIRATTITDFDRKDIIVPNKTFITGQLINWSLTDTVTRVTLKLGVDYGSDLDLVRELLLKAARENPRVLKEPEPIVYFLNFGESTLDHELRMHVRDLGDRNPVLDEINRFINREFKKEHINISFRQMEIYLKNMQGQEYKLVPAEPDKKTITPVPSAVASIKPVPEPPQGKLD; this is translated from the coding sequence ATGCCTATCCTGCGCTCCTTTTTCGCCACCGCCCTGCTGGGCCTGAGTCTCTCCGTCTGCACGCTGCAAGCCGCTGATCTTCCCGCCAGCGCTTCGGTGCAGGCCAGCCTGGACAAGATCGCCGACCGCAAACTGCCGGAAGCCGACCAGAAAGCCCTGCAGGCCGTCTTGCAGAGCACGTTGACCCAGCTCAACAACAAGGCCGACTACGAGCAGAAGCTGCAGGCGCTCAAGCAGCAACTGGCCACTGCCCCCAAGCAGAACATCGAGAACCAGCGCGAACTGGCGCGACTCAAGGGCACCACGGTGGTGCCGGTGGCGCAGCGCTACGCCAACCTGCCGATTCCCCAGCTCGAGCAAATGCTCACGGATCGCTCCACCCAGCAGGGTGATCTGCAAAAAGCCCTGGCCGATGCCAACAGCCTGATCATCACCGCCCAGACCCGTCCCGAGCGGGCCCAGGCGGAAATTTCCAGCAGCCAGACCCGTATCCAGCAGATCAATACCATCCTCAAGGCCGGCCGGGACGCCGGCAAGACCCTGAGCGGCGAGCAACGCGACCAGCTCAACGCCGAGTTGGCGGCGCTCAATGCACTGATCCCGCTGCGCCGCCAGGAACTGGCCGGCAACAGCCAACTGCAGGACCTGGGCAACGGCCAGCACGATCTGCTGATGGAAAAAATCGCCCGCATGGAGCAGGAAATCCAGGACCTGCAGAACCTGATCAACCAGAAGCGCCTGGCCCAATCCCAGGAGACGGTGACCCAGCAATCCATCGAAGCCCAGAAGGCCGGTGGCAGCAGCTTGCTGGCGACCGAAAGCGCGGCCAACCTGAAGCTCTCCGACTACCTGCTCAAAAGCACCGACCGCCTCAACGAAGTCACCCAGCAGAACCTGCAGACCAAGCAACTGCTGGACAGCGTGACCCAGACCGACGCAGCCCTGGACGAGCAGATCAGTGTGCTCAAGGGCAGCCTGCTGCTCTCCAAGATTCTCTACAAGCAGCGCCAGACCTTGCCGCGCCTCAAACTCGACCAGAACCTGGCCGACCAGATCGCCGACATCCGCCTGTACCAGTTCGAAGTCAGCCAGCAACGTGAACTGCTGAACAACCCCAGCGCCTACGTCGACAGCCTGCTGGCCTCCCAGCCCTCGGAACAAGTCACCCCGCAACTGCGCAAGACCTTGCTGGAACTGGCCCTGACCCGCGTCGACCTGCTGGAACGGCTGAACCGCGAATTGAGCGCGGTGCTCAACGAATCCATCACCTTGCAGCTCAACCAGAAACAACTGCTCAGCACCGCCCAGAACCTGCGGGCGACCCTCGAAGAGCAGATGTTCTGGATTCCCAGCAATAAACCGCTGGATTTCGAATGGATGCGTGCCGTACCGACGCGCCTGGAAAAACAGATCGACTCGTTGCCCTGGGCCTCCAGCCTCAGCGAGCTGGCCGATGGCCTGACCCAGCGGCCGCTGCTGTTCCTGCCCCTGGCGCTGCTGATCGGTGCGCTGCTGTGGCGGCGCAAGCATCTCTATGCCCGCCTGAACAAGGTTCACCAAGACGTCGGCCACTTCAAGCGCGACAGCCAGTGGCACACCCCCCAGGCGATCCTGATCAATATCCTGCTGGCCATGCCGGTGGCCCTGGCGCTGACCCTCTGCGGCTATGCCTTGCAGATCGACGCCCGCGGCCAGAACGCCAACCTCGGCGCGGCGCTGCTGCAGATCGGCCAGGCCTGGCTGGTGTTCTACACCGCCTATCGAGTGTTGTCGCCGGGCGGCGTGGCCGAATTGCATTTCCGCTGGGAGAAACCCCAGGTCGAATTCCTCCAGGGCTGGATCCGCCGCCTCGGGCTGGTGGTGCTGGCGTTGGTGGCTGTGGTGGCCGTGGCCGAGTTGCAACCCGCGACCCTGGCCGATGACGTGCTCGGCATGCCGGTGGTGCTGACCTGCTACGCACTGATGGCGTGGTTGCTCAGCCGCCTGTTGCTCAGCAGCCCGACGCACAGGAACACCTCGCTGTTCCGCAAGGCCGTCGGGGTGCTGTTCACCGCGCTGCCAATCGCGCTGTTCGTGGCGGTGTGCTTTGGCTACTACTACACCGCGCTGAAACTCAGCGACCGCTTGATCAATACCCTGTACCTGCTGATGTTCTGGCTGGTGATCGAGGCGACCTTCGTCCGCGGCCTGTCGGTGGCGGCGCGGCGCCTGGCCTACCAGCGTGCCCTGGCCAAGCGCCAGGCGGCCAAGGAAGCCGGCGATGGCGAAGCGGTGGTCGAGGAGCCGACCCTGGACATCGAGAAGGTCAACGAACAGTCCCTGCGCCTGATCCGCCTGGCCCTGCTGGGCGGTTTCATCGCCGCGCTGTATTGGGTCTGGTCGGACCTGATCAGCGTGTTCTCGTACCTGGACAACATCACCCTCTACGAATACACCAGCGGCACCGGCGCCAACATGAGCATGGTACCCATCAGCATCGGCGACATGCTCGGGGCGCTGATCATCATCGGCATCACCTTCGCCCTGGCGCGCAACCTGCCGGGGCTGTTGGAAGTGTTCGTGCTGTCGAAGCTGAACCTGGCCCAGGGCAGTGCCTACGCCACCACCACGCTGCTGTCCTATGTGATCGCCGGCGTCGGTTTCGTCACCACCCTGTCCACCCTGGGCGTGAGCTGGGACAAACTGCAATGGCTGGTTGCCGCGCTGTCGGTGGGCCTGGGCTTCGGCATGCAGGAGATCTTCGCCAACTTCATCTCCGGGATCATGATCCTGTTCGAGCGCCCGGTGCGCATCGGCGACACCATCACCATCGGCAACCTGTCGGGCACGGTGAGCAAGATCCGCATTCGTGCCACCACCATCACCGACTTCGACCGCAAGGACATCATCGTCCCGAACAAGACGTTCATCACCGGGCAACTGATCAACTGGTCGCTGACCGACACCGTCACCCGGGTAACCCTGAAACTGGGCGTGGACTATGGCTCGGACCTGGACCTGGTGCGTGAGTTGCTGCTCAAGGCCGCCCGCGAGAACCCACGGGTGCTGAAGGAGCCGGAGCCGATCGTGTACTTCCTGAACTTCGGTGAAAGCACCCTCGACCATGAGCTGCGCATGCACGTACGCGACCTCGGTGACCGCAACCCGGTGCTGGACGAAATCAACCGTTTCATCAATCGGGAATTCAAGAAGGAGCACATCAACATCTCCTTCCGGCAGATGGAAATCTATCTGAAGAACATGCAAGGCCAGGAATACAAACTGGTGCCTGCCGAGCCCGACAAAAAGACCATCACGCCCGTGCCATCGGCTGTCGCCAGCATCAAGCCGGTGCCTGAGCCACCGCAAGGCAAACTCGACTGA
- a CDS encoding CobW family GTP-binding protein produces MSIALNVVTGFLGSGKTTLLNRLLQDESLGDTALLINEFGDIGIDHLLVQEVAPDTVLLPSGCVCCSIRGELKDALLDLLARRDRGEIPPFRRVILETTGLADPAPILATLNNDVQLRGRFHVGLVVTLVDACHAELQARIHPEWLAQVAAADRLLLSKTDQAAASAVSALRQRLQALNPGVPLLDTHDVLSGDQLLLGEGLRGAAPEVEVARWQLHRPQGQVTSHGEAQVCCLTFDQPLDWIGFGVWLSMLLRCHGERILRVKGLLNVNSLQAPVVIHGVQHCLHAPVHLPHWPCAERQSRLVFIVRGLDPERLRHSFDVFARCFAPAVEVSA; encoded by the coding sequence ATGAGCATCGCCCTGAACGTCGTGACCGGGTTTCTCGGCAGTGGCAAGACCACCTTGCTCAACCGTCTGCTGCAAGACGAAAGCCTCGGTGACACAGCGCTGCTGATCAATGAATTCGGCGATATCGGCATCGATCACTTGTTGGTCCAGGAGGTGGCGCCGGACACGGTGTTGTTGCCCAGTGGATGCGTCTGCTGCTCCATTCGCGGCGAGTTGAAAGACGCGTTGCTCGATCTGCTGGCGCGGCGTGACCGGGGCGAGATCCCGCCCTTTCGCCGGGTGATCCTGGAGACGACCGGGCTGGCCGATCCGGCGCCGATCCTGGCGACACTCAACAACGACGTGCAATTGCGCGGACGCTTCCATGTCGGCTTGGTGGTGACGCTGGTCGACGCCTGTCACGCCGAGTTGCAGGCGCGCATCCATCCGGAGTGGCTGGCCCAGGTGGCCGCCGCGGACCGCCTGCTGCTGAGCAAGACCGATCAGGCCGCTGCGTCGGCTGTCAGCGCGTTGCGTCAGCGGCTGCAAGCATTGAACCCGGGGGTGCCGCTGCTCGACACCCACGATGTGCTCAGTGGCGATCAATTATTGTTGGGCGAAGGCCTGCGCGGCGCCGCGCCTGAAGTCGAGGTGGCCCGTTGGCAATTGCATCGTCCGCAAGGCCAGGTTACGTCGCACGGCGAGGCCCAGGTGTGCTGCCTGACCTTCGATCAGCCGCTGGACTGGATCGGCTTCGGAGTCTGGTTGTCGATGCTGCTAAGATGCCACGGCGAACGCATTCTTCGCGTCAAGGGATTGCTCAACGTGAACAGCCTCCAGGCCCCAGTCGTCATCCATGGCGTGCAGCATTGCCTGCACGCGCCGGTACATTTGCCCCACTGGCCCTGTGCCGAGCGCCAATCGCGGTTGGTATTTATTGTCAGGGGCCTGGACCCGGAGCGGTTGCGGCATTCGTTCGATGTCTTCGCCCGTTGCTTCGCCCCGGCGGTTGAGGTGAGCGCCTGA
- a CDS encoding ABC transporter substrate-binding protein has protein sequence MHSGSPITLRVLGTSVTLLESLRVRAEQDLGIRLVYQVHSVEQAQRIAVMQPDSYDLYDQWFHNVDFVWPARAIQPIDTRRIALWHEINDLPKRGRLSAADRPVSGSVPNERLYVQHDGSLGSTVSDYISMLPLTHNADSFAYRPERLPTGFSRDNESWGWLLDPAWSGRTALQSDAAIGAIDAALAIQGMGLASFKDIGNLSIEEIDSLADVLVRKQREGHFAAFWSDDEQAAQLMLSPTIDIESLWSPTLMRLHRAGIKYRLAVPREGYRAWFGGLSVSRHARGAVLDAAYAFLNWWLSGWPGAVMARQGYYISNPPRSRDHLSDAEWDYWYAGKPAREVLPGSDGEPLIDIGEMRDGGSYEQRMGHIAVWNSVMDEHNYLVRRWGDFLRAANKGR, from the coding sequence ATGCACAGCGGCTCACCCATCACGTTGCGGGTGCTTGGCACCTCCGTCACCTTGCTCGAATCCCTGCGGGTTCGCGCCGAACAGGACCTGGGCATTCGCCTGGTCTATCAGGTCCACAGTGTCGAGCAGGCCCAGCGCATCGCGGTGATGCAACCGGACAGCTACGACCTGTACGACCAGTGGTTTCACAACGTTGATTTCGTCTGGCCGGCACGCGCGATCCAGCCCATCGACACCCGGCGCATCGCCCTGTGGCACGAGATCAACGACCTGCCCAAGCGCGGCCGGTTGTCCGCCGCGGATCGCCCGGTCAGCGGCAGCGTGCCCAATGAGCGCTTGTACGTGCAACACGACGGCAGCCTGGGCAGCACCGTCAGCGACTACATCAGCATGTTGCCGTTGACCCACAACGCCGACAGTTTTGCCTATCGCCCGGAACGCTTGCCCACGGGTTTTTCCCGTGACAACGAGAGTTGGGGCTGGCTGCTCGATCCGGCCTGGAGCGGGCGTACCGCGCTGCAAAGCGACGCGGCGATTGGTGCCATCGACGCGGCGCTGGCGATACAGGGCATGGGTTTGGCGTCGTTCAAGGACATCGGCAATCTCAGCATCGAAGAGATCGACAGCCTGGCCGACGTGTTGGTGCGCAAACAGCGCGAAGGTCATTTCGCGGCGTTCTGGTCGGATGACGAACAGGCGGCGCAACTGATGCTCAGCCCGACCATCGACATCGAGAGCCTTTGGTCTCCGACCCTCATGCGCCTGCATCGGGCCGGGATCAAGTACCGCCTTGCCGTGCCCCGTGAAGGTTATCGCGCCTGGTTCGGCGGTTTGTCCGTGTCACGCCATGCCCGGGGAGCGGTGCTGGATGCCGCCTATGCGTTCCTTAACTGGTGGCTCTCGGGATGGCCTGGAGCGGTCATGGCGCGCCAGGGGTATTACATCAGCAACCCGCCCCGCAGCCGTGATCATTTGAGCGATGCCGAATGGGACTATTGGTACGCCGGCAAACCGGCCCGTGAAGTGTTGCCAGGCAGCGATGGCGAACCGCTGATCGACATCGGCGAAATGCGTGACGGCGGTTCGTATGAGCAACGCATGGGCCATATCGCCGTGTGGAACTCGGTGATGGACGAGCACAACTACCTGGTGCGCCGTTGGGGGGATTTTCTGCGTGCGGCCAACAAAGGCCGCTGA
- a CDS encoding LysR family transcriptional regulator — MIEDLNTLYYFTQVVEHRGFAAAGRALDMPKSKLSRRIAQLEERLGVRLLHRTSRHCTLTEIGQAYYQRCLAMRVEAESAAEVIERNRSEPQGLVRISCPTALLNSWVGPMLTRYMLKYPRVELFIESTNRRVDLIHEGFDIALRVRFPPLENTDMVMKVLSNSTQCLVGGPAYLERLSSPASPADLNGLPSVHWGGAQREYQWELFGPDGSRALIRHEPRMVTDDLLALRQAVLAGIGIAHLPTVVVREDIAAGRLVELVPGWTPKCGIVHAIFASRRGLLPSVRTLIDFLAEEFSHSDMA, encoded by the coding sequence ATCATCGAAGACCTCAACACGCTGTACTACTTCACCCAGGTCGTGGAACACCGTGGGTTCGCCGCCGCCGGCCGGGCACTGGACATGCCCAAGTCCAAGCTCAGCCGGCGTATCGCCCAGCTGGAAGAGCGACTCGGGGTGCGGCTGCTCCACCGCACCAGTCGTCATTGCACGCTGACGGAGATCGGCCAGGCCTATTACCAGCGCTGCCTGGCGATGCGGGTCGAGGCCGAGAGCGCGGCGGAAGTGATCGAGCGCAACCGTTCCGAACCCCAGGGGCTGGTGCGCATCAGTTGCCCGACGGCGCTGCTCAATAGTTGGGTCGGGCCGATGCTGACCCGCTACATGCTCAAGTATCCCCGGGTGGAGTTGTTCATCGAGAGCACCAACCGCCGGGTCGACCTGATTCATGAAGGGTTCGACATCGCCTTGCGGGTGCGCTTTCCGCCGCTGGAAAACACCGACATGGTCATGAAAGTGCTGAGCAATAGCACCCAATGCCTGGTGGGCGGCCCGGCTTACCTTGAGCGCTTGTCTTCACCCGCTTCGCCGGCGGACCTCAACGGCCTGCCGAGCGTGCATTGGGGTGGGGCGCAGCGGGAATATCAGTGGGAATTGTTCGGCCCGGACGGCAGCCGCGCATTGATCCGCCATGAACCGCGCATGGTCACCGACGACCTGCTGGCCCTGCGTCAAGCGGTGCTGGCCGGCATCGGCATCGCTCACCTGCCCACCGTGGTGGTACGCGAAGACATAGCGGCCGGTCGACTGGTGGAACTGGTGCCGGGCTGGACGCCCAAGTGCGGGATCGTCCACGCGATCTTTGCCTCACGACGCGGGTTGCTGCCGTCGGTGCGTACGCTGATCGATTTTCTGGCTGAGGAATTCAGTCACAGCGACATGGCGTAG
- a CDS encoding SDR family NAD(P)-dependent oxidoreductase produces the protein MQQLFNRRAVITGAGSGIGAAIARAYAAQGARLVLTDRDAERLSATANDCRALSVEVYECVADVGSVEGAQAGVDACVEQFGGIDILVNNAGMLTQARCTELSIEMWNDMLRVDLTSVFIASQRALPHMLAQRWGRIINVASQLGIKGGAELSHYAAAKAGVIGFTKSLALEVAADNVLVNAIAPGPIETPLVAGISESWKQAKSAELPLRRFGLATEVAPTAVLLASDPGGNLFVGQTLGPNAGDVMP, from the coding sequence ATGCAACAACTGTTCAACCGCCGCGCCGTGATCACCGGCGCCGGCAGCGGTATCGGTGCCGCCATCGCGCGGGCTTATGCCGCGCAAGGTGCGCGCCTGGTGCTGACCGATCGCGATGCCGAGCGTTTGTCCGCCACCGCAAACGACTGTCGCGCACTGTCGGTCGAGGTGTACGAGTGCGTGGCCGATGTCGGCTCGGTCGAAGGGGCCCAGGCTGGGGTCGATGCGTGCGTCGAGCAGTTCGGCGGTATCGATATCCTGGTCAACAACGCTGGCATGCTGACCCAGGCGCGTTGCACCGAGCTGAGCATCGAGATGTGGAACGACATGCTCCGGGTCGACTTGACCAGCGTATTCATCGCCAGCCAGCGAGCCTTGCCGCATATGCTGGCGCAGCGCTGGGGACGGATCATCAACGTCGCCTCGCAATTGGGCATCAAAGGTGGGGCCGAACTCAGCCACTACGCGGCGGCCAAGGCCGGGGTGATCGGTTTTACCAAGTCACTGGCCCTGGAAGTGGCCGCCGACAACGTGTTGGTCAATGCCATCGCCCCCGGGCCGATCGAAACACCGCTGGTGGCCGGCATCAGTGAAAGCTGGAAACAGGCCAAGTCCGCCGAACTGCCTTTGCGACGCTTCGGCCTGGCCACGGAAGTGGCGCCCACTGCCGTGTTGCTGGCCAGTGACCCGGGAGGCAACCTGTTCGTGGGGCAAACCCTGGGACCAAATGCCGGCGACGTCATGCCATGA
- the selO gene encoding protein adenylyltransferase SelO, with product MKTLETLTFDNRFARLGDGFSAHVLPEPIDNPRLVVASPAAMALLNLDPAEAQAPLFAEIFGGHKLWAETEPRAMVYSGHQFGHYNPQLGDGRGLLLGEVYNEAGEHWDLHLKGAGQTPFSRMGDGRAVLRSSIREFLASEALHALGIPTTRALCVIGSDTPVWREKQERAAMVLRLAPSHVRFGHFEYFYYTKKPELQAALAEHVLNLHFAECREQPEPYLAMFREIVERNAELIAKWQAYGFCHGVMNTDNMSILGITFDFGPFAFLDDFDANFICNHSDDQGRYSFSNQVPIGQWNLSALAQALTPFISVDALRETLGLYLPLYQAHYLDLMRRRLGLTCAEEDDQKLLERLLQLMQNSGVDYSLFFRRLGDQAPEQAVSALRDDFVDLKGFDAWGELYVARVNREGPVNQDQRRARMHAVNPLYVLRNYLAQKAIDAAESGDYDEVRRLHAVLSKPFEEQPGMDSYAQRPPEWGKHLEISCSS from the coding sequence ATGAAAACCCTGGAAACCCTGACCTTCGATAACCGTTTCGCCCGCCTGGGCGACGGTTTCTCGGCCCACGTGCTGCCCGAGCCCATCGACAATCCGCGACTGGTGGTCGCCAGCCCGGCGGCCATGGCGTTGCTGAACCTGGATCCGGCAGAGGCCCAGGCACCGCTGTTCGCCGAGATTTTTGGCGGCCACAAGCTCTGGGCCGAAACCGAGCCACGGGCGATGGTGTATTCCGGGCATCAGTTCGGTCACTACAACCCACAACTGGGCGATGGCCGCGGGCTGCTGCTGGGCGAGGTGTACAACGAGGCGGGCGAGCACTGGGACCTGCACCTCAAGGGTGCCGGCCAGACGCCGTTTTCACGGATGGGCGACGGGCGCGCGGTGCTGCGCTCCTCGATCCGCGAATTCCTCGCCTCCGAAGCCCTGCACGCCCTCGGCATTCCCACCACCCGGGCCTTGTGCGTGATCGGCTCGGACACCCCGGTGTGGCGGGAAAAACAGGAGCGCGCCGCCATGGTGCTGCGCCTGGCCCCCAGCCATGTGCGCTTCGGGCATTTCGAATACTTCTACTACACCAAGAAACCCGAACTGCAGGCGGCCCTGGCCGAGCACGTGTTGAACCTGCATTTTGCCGAGTGCCGCGAGCAGCCGGAGCCGTACCTGGCGATGTTCCGCGAAATCGTCGAGCGCAATGCCGAGCTGATTGCCAAATGGCAGGCCTACGGTTTCTGCCATGGCGTGATGAACACCGACAACATGTCGATCCTGGGCATCACCTTCGACTTCGGACCGTTCGCCTTCCTCGACGACTTCGATGCCAACTTCATCTGCAACCACTCCGATGATCAGGGGCGCTACTCCTTCAGCAACCAGGTGCCCATCGGTCAGTGGAACCTCAGCGCCCTGGCCCAGGCCCTGACGCCCTTCATCAGCGTCGACGCCCTGCGTGAGACCCTGGGGTTGTACTTGCCGCTGTACCAGGCCCATTACCTGGACCTGATGCGCCGCCGCCTCGGCCTGACCTGCGCCGAAGAAGACGACCAGAAACTGCTGGAGCGCTTGCTGCAATTGATGCAGAACAGCGGCGTCGACTACAGCCTGTTCTTCCGCCGACTGGGCGATCAAGCCCCCGAGCAAGCCGTGAGCGCCCTGCGCGATGACTTCGTCGACCTCAAGGGCTTCGACGCCTGGGGCGAATTGTATGTTGCCCGCGTCAACCGCGAAGGCCCCGTCAATCAAGACCAACGCCGCGCGCGCATGCACGCCGTCAACCCGCTGTACGTGCTACGCAACTACCTGGCGCAAAAAGCCATCGACGCCGCCGAGTCAGGCGACTACGACGAAGTGCGCCGCCTGCACGCCGTGCTGAGCAAGCCGTTCGAGGAACAACCGGGTATGGACAGCTACGCGCAACGTCCGCCGGAGTGGGGCAAGCATCTGGAGATCAGTTGCTCGTCGTAA